In Macadamia integrifolia cultivar HAES 741 chromosome 12, SCU_Mint_v3, whole genome shotgun sequence, the following are encoded in one genomic region:
- the LOC122057615 gene encoding cysteine proteinase inhibitor 4-like — MASGGVMYRSYLGFSLLLAFFLCCSSFRVVNINGYGGMVGGRRDVKDVKNNKEIQDLGRFSVEKYNKNQHHYQDGGIADDGILDFKEVVKAQTQVVSGFKYYLTICASHDGTLKTYDAIVVIKPWVRSKQLITFTPSIKIY; from the coding sequence ATGGCATCAGGTGGTGTGATGTACAGATCTTATCTAGGGTTTTCTCTGTTATTGGCGTTCTTCCTCTGTTGCTCTTCTTTCAGGGTTGTCAATATCAATGGGTATGGGGGTATGGTGGGAGGAAGGAGAGACGTTAAAGATGTGAAGAACAACAAAGAGATTCAGGATCTGGGAAGGTTCTCTGTGGAGAAATACAACAAAAACCAACACCATTACCAAGACGGAGGAATAGCTGATGATGGCATTCTGGATTTCAAGGAAGTAGTGAAAGCGCAAACCCAGGTGGTATCAGGTTTCAAATATTACCTCACCATCTGTGCTTCTCATGATGGAACCTTAAAGACTTATGATGCCATCGTCGTTATAAAGCCATGGGTTCGATCCAAACAACTTATTACCTTCACCCCTTCCATTAAAATTTACTGA
- the LOC122057995 gene encoding probable CCR4-associated factor 1 homolog 11, translating into MELLIRNVWRSNFEEEMLSIESIVHIYNRVAFDPEFPGFLRNTLRNASETDRYEDIKFNVDSLKPIQFGLTFTDAEGNLPHSGGVWQFNFNDFDPVIDLHLATSVELLLQNGIDLEKNKREGFDIKAFSARFRNIIRCEGHRIQWLTFHGVYDIAYFIKILKREALRSDDEGEDEVEEKSMLIGDSVFHLISQFHAQMGS; encoded by the exons ATGGAGCTACTGATACGCAATGTCTGGCGTTCAAATTTTGAGGAAGAGATGCTTTCCATAGAAAGCATAGTACACATTTACAACCGAGTTGCCTTTGATCCTGAATTTCCTGGTTTTCTTCGCAACACACTGAGAAATGCATCCGAAACTGATCGGTATGAAGACATCAAGTTCAATGTCGATAGCTTGAAACCAATACAGTTCGGTCTCACATTCACTGATGCAGAGGGTAATCTCCCTCACTCTGGTGGTGTTTGGCAATTTAATTTTAATGATTTTGATCCCGTTATCGACCTTCACTTGGCTACATCCGTTGAGTTACTACTTCAGAATGGAATTGatttggagaagaacaagagggAAGGATTTGATATTAAAGCATTTTCTGCTCGGTTCAGAAACATCATAAGGTGTGAAGGACATAGGATTCAATGGCTCACGTTTCATGGGGTTTATGATATTGCTTACTTCATTAAG ATTTTAAAGCGAGAAGCGCTCCGTTctgatgatgaaggagaagatgaagtaGAGGAGAAGTCTATGCTCATTGGGGATTCTGTCTTCCACTTGATCAGCCAGTTCCATGCTCAGATGGGGTCATGA